The Deinococcus multiflagellatus nucleotide sequence CCCTGAAGCACCTGGGCCTGACCGATGACCGCTTCCAGGCCACCCTGGATACCCTGAAGGTAGAGACCGACACCCGCGACTACGGCGCTGGCCCCGAACTGGCCCTGTCTATTCCCGACTTCACCCGGCTGGCCTTTACGCTGGACACCCCGCAGGCCCGGCGCTGGCGCAAGCGGGCCCAGGACCTGCTGACCCGCGCGCTGCAGGGCGACGTGCGCCTGTCGGCCCAGATTGCCGAGCGCAACCCCGACCCCGAAGCCCGGCGCTGGCTGGCCGCCCGCCTGGAAAGCACCCAGGCCCGGCGTGAGCTGATGAGCACGGTCGCCCGCCACGGCGGCGAGGGCCCGGTGTTCGGGCAGCTGGGCAGCATCAGCAACCGCAGCGTGCTGGGCACCAACAGCGCGGCCATCCGCCGCGAGCGCGGGGTCAAGCAGACCCGCGACGGCCTGAGCGCCACCGAACTGCTGCGCCTCGCCTACCTGGACACCGCCACCACCCGCGCCATTCAGGAGCGCGGCGCCCACGGCAACGACGCCATCCTGAAGCTTCACGAGCATGTCGCCCGCCGCGAGCGCGCCGGCTGGGAAACGCCAATTCCGACCCAGGCGAGCTAAGGGGCGGCCGATGGCGGAAAGCAGAGGGCAGATGGCTGAACACCGGCCGTCTGCCTTCTCTTTTGTCCGGTGGTCGGGCCAGTGGTCAAGCGGGGCATGGGTGGAATGTCGTCTGCGACGCAGGTCACGCTCCACCCTCTGCAGCCCCCGGTAAGGATGGAAAAACAGCATGTTGGTCCTCCTGGTCCTGCACGGTGTTCTCTTTTGCCATCGGCCATAAACCATCGGCCATCCACCACCTGCCGCCCCTTCCCTCATCCAGCCCCGCTAGAATCCGGCACGTGCCGCCCCTCCTGATTCGCCTCGTCCTGGCCGAGGTCACCCGCTGGTATGTGGCGGGCGTGGCGCTCTTTCTGTCCTTGCAGATGGTGGACGCCCTGAGCGGCACCGTGGCCAAGCTGATCCAGTACCGTCCGCCCCTGGACAAAGCTGCCCTGGCCTTTTTCAGCATCGGCCCGGGGATTCTGAACAAGAGTCTGGTGCTGGCAGTGCCGTTTGCGATTCTGCTGGCCTTTTCGCGGATGCAGCGTGACAGCGAACTCAAGGCGATCAGCGCCGGGGGGGTGGCGCCGCTGCGGCTGGTGTGGCCGCTGGCGCTGCCCTTCGTGCTGGTGGCGGCGCTGGCCTACATGAACGGCGACCGCATCGTGCCGTCCAATCTGGCCCGCTGGGACGCCACCTGGTTCAACATCTACAACATGCCGCTGCCGCCGCAGACGCAGAAAAAGTACACCTATGCCCCGCCCGGCGCCCTGTACTACGCGGGCAGCGTGATCAGCACGGGCGACGGCACCACCGCGCAGCTGCAGGGCGTGATGGTGCAGCGGGAGGGCGCGGTCCTGACCGCCAGCAGCGGCACCTGGGACAGCAAGGCCCAGACCTGGACCCTGCTGAACCCCTGGCGCGCTGTTCCTGGCCAGAACCCGCAGCCGCTGGGCAAGCCGCTGACCGTGCCCCAGACCGACGCCCTGCGCCCCCCACCCGCCAAGGCCGAGCAGACCACCACCCCCGAACTGCGCGCGCGCGCCGCCGATCCCCAGGTGCTCCCCGCCGATCAGCGCGAGGCGGCCTTTCAGATTGTCCGCCGCATGGCCGACCCATTGACCGCCGTGGTGTTCGCCCTGGCGGCCGGGGCCCTGGGGCTGCTGCTGCGCAACCGCGCGGCGGCCTTTGCGGCGGTGCTGGTGTTTCTGGTGAGCTTCTACGTGCTGTGGACCACCGTACCGGGGCTGGCGCGGGCCGGGGCGCTGTCGCCCGCCCTGGCGGCGTGGCTGCCCAATCTGGTCTTTGTGCTGCTGGCCGCCGCCCTGGCCTGGAGGCTGCGGTGAAGACCTTTGAACGGTACGTGCTCTCGGAAATTCTTCCGTTCCTGGCCGGGGGGGTGGCGGCTGTGATCACGCTGCTGCTGCTGGCCGGCCTGGAAGGGGTCATTGCCCCACTGCTGGCCAAGGGCGCCGACCCGCTGCTGGTGGCCCGCCTGCTGGCCCTGAATGTCCCCGAGGCCACCGCCACCGCCCTGCCCATCGCCCTGATGTTCGCCGTGTTGCTGGGCCTGTCGCGGCTGGCGGCCGACAGCGAGATCAAGAGCGCGGTGGCCTCGGGCATTCCGGCGTCGCGGTTGTTCCGCCCGGTGCTGGGCCTGGGAGCCGCCGTGGCGCTGCTGGCCTTTGCGCTGGGCGAGGGCCTGGTGCCGCGCGCCCAGGTGGAAGCGCGCGCCGTGCAGCGCCAGATCGTGCTGGACAACCCCCGGGTGCTGGGCCTGGGCCAGAACGTGGTGCTGCGCGACACCCTGAACCGCGCCATCAGCGTGGGCGAGGTGCGCCCGGGCGGCGAACTGCGCGACCTGCGCATCGTGACGATGGTGGAGGGCGCCCTGCCCAGTGAAGTGATCACGGCCCAGGCGGGGCGACTGCGCCCCGGGACCAACGTGCTGGAACTGCGCCAGGGCCAGCGCGTGACCTACCAGAACGGCGACCCCCGGCCCTCCACCATCCTGAGTTTCGAGCGCGGCGAATTGCCCCTGCAGGACACCGGCACCGACCTGGGCGGCCAGGGTCAGGGATCACTGGCGCGCTACGACACCCTGCCGGTGCTGTGGGCCCGCGTGCAGACCTACCGCCAGCAGAACATCAGCGCGCCGGCCGACTTCACCGCCCTGCACCAGAAGTTCGCCGGGCCGCTGGCGGCGCT carries:
- the ddrC gene encoding DNA damage response protein DdrC, with protein sequence MKNAPLTLDFGTVRLPISADGLLHAPTALKHLGLTDDRFQATLDTLKVETDTRDYGAGPELALSIPDFTRLAFTLDTPQARRWRKRAQDLLTRALQGDVRLSAQIAERNPDPEARRWLAARLESTQARRELMSTVARHGGEGPVFGQLGSISNRSVLGTNSAAIRRERGVKQTRDGLSATELLRLAYLDTATTRAIQERGAHGNDAILKLHEHVARRERAGWETPIPTQAS
- a CDS encoding LptF/LptG family permease, with translation MPPLLIRLVLAEVTRWYVAGVALFLSLQMVDALSGTVAKLIQYRPPLDKAALAFFSIGPGILNKSLVLAVPFAILLAFSRMQRDSELKAISAGGVAPLRLVWPLALPFVLVAALAYMNGDRIVPSNLARWDATWFNIYNMPLPPQTQKKYTYAPPGALYYAGSVISTGDGTTAQLQGVMVQREGAVLTASSGTWDSKAQTWTLLNPWRAVPGQNPQPLGKPLTVPQTDALRPPPAKAEQTTTPELRARAADPQVLPADQREAAFQIVRRMADPLTAVVFALAAGALGLLLRNRAAAFAAVLVFLVSFYVLWTTVPGLARAGALSPALAAWLPNLVFVLLAAALAWRLR
- a CDS encoding LptF/LptG family permease is translated as MKTFERYVLSEILPFLAGGVAAVITLLLLAGLEGVIAPLLAKGADPLLVARLLALNVPEATATALPIALMFAVLLGLSRLAADSEIKSAVASGIPASRLFRPVLGLGAAVALLAFALGEGLVPRAQVEARAVQRQIVLDNPRVLGLGQNVVLRDTLNRAISVGEVRPGGELRDLRIVTMVEGALPSEVITAQAGRLRPGTNVLELRQGQRVTYQNGDPRPSTILSFERGELPLQDTGTDLGGQGQGSLARYDTLPVLWARVQTYRQQNISAPADFTALHQKFAGPLAALALAFFAVTLAVYSFRSGRDLGLVWALLLTFAYYATYSVFRVMGENGAVPGAVAAYAPDLIAVLAGLGLLWFMARR